A segment of the Bordetella flabilis genome:
GCGCAGGTCATGCCCCAGGACGGCCGTGAACATGTCGTTCAGCGTCAGGGCCTGCCGCAACTCCTCCAACTGGCTGGCCAGCAGCTTCTTCTGGGTATGGAGCTCGACGAAGACGTTGACCTTGCTGATCAGCACATCGGTATCGAGCGGCTTGTACAGGAAGTCCACCGCGCCGGCTTCATAGCCGCGGAAATGCGCTTCGCCTTCCTTGCTGCCGGCCGTCAGGAAAATCAGCGGCACGCTGCGCGTCCGTTCGCTGCCGCGGATCAGTTCGGCCAGTTCGAAACCGTTCATCTGCGGCATCTGCACGTCCACCAGCGCCAGCGCCACTTCGTGCGTCAACAGCAGCTCCAGCGCTTCGATCCCGGAGTTGGCCTTGAGCACGGTCACGCCCCGCCGGGACAGCAGGGCTTCGATCGCGATCAGGTTCTGCGCGATATCGTCGACGACAAGGATGTTGATGTTTTCAGTCACGGCTACGAAATTCCAATGTCGCTCGGATGCCTGCCCAGCCCGGCCAGCGCCTGCGCCAGCGTTTGCACACTCATGATTCGATCCGCGCCCGCCGTGGCGATGGCGCTGGCCGGCATTGCCGGCGCATCCGCATTATCCGGGTCCTGGACCCAGGCCAGGCCACCCGCTTCACGCACGCATTTCAGTCCCCTGGACCCGTCCGGGCTGCCGCCCGTCAGGACGATGCCGAGCAGCCGTTCCCGGTATGCCGCGGCGGCCGACTCCAGCAACAGGTCGACGGAAGGCCGCGAAAAATTCACGGCTTCATCCTGGGACAGGGCAAAGCACCTGTCCGGCTCCACCAGCATGTGATAATCCGGCGCGGCCATGTAGACCACTCCGGGAACGATGGGCTCCTTGTCCTCGACTTCCTTCACAGGCAAGGCGCAACGGGGGGCGAACAATGCCGGCAGCAGGCTGTTGTGGTCCGGCGGGATATGCAACACGATGGCAATCGCCGCAGGAAAATCCGCGGGCAGGGCCTCCAGCAACGCGCCGATCGCCCCCACACCGCCAGCGGAGGCGCCGATCGCGACGAGTTCGGTTTTGACGGGTTGCAAGGTCCTGGACATAGGCGTCACAGACGTTGATAGATGCGCTGGCGGGGCGCGATCTCGACGAAGCGCTCCGACTGCGCCGTAAAGCGCAGGCTTTCCTTGGCGCCCAACCCCAGAAAGCCGCGACGGACCAGCGCATCGTGGAACAGCCGCGTCGCCCGATCCTGCAATTCGCGATTGAAGTAGATCAGCACGTTGCGGCAAGAGACGAAATGCACTTCGGAGAACACGCTGTCGGTGGCCAGGCTGTGATCGGCGAATACGACGTGCTCGCGCAGGCGCCGCTCGAAGCGGGCATCGTGCAGATTCGCATTGTAGTAGTCCGATAGGGAGCGCAGGCCGCCGGCCTCGCGATAATTCTTGCTGAATTGCGCGATACGGTCCACCGGGTATATGCCGCTTTCAGCAATGTGCAAGGCATTGGCATTGATATCGGTGCCGTAGATCAGCGTGCGTTCCAGCAGGTCCTCCTCGTCCAGCAGGATGGCCAGCGACCAGACTTCCTCGCCGCTGCTGCAGCCGGCCACCCAGAGCTTCACGGACGGGTAGGTATGCAGCACGGGCACCACATGCTCGCGCAAGGCGCGGAAGTAATCCGGGTCGCGGAACATTTCACTGACCTGCACGGTGAAATATTGCAGCATCTGCGCGAACACGGCGGGCTGGTGCAGGACCAGGTCCTGCAGCTGCGTCACCGTCTTGCACTGGAAGCGCTCCATGGCCTGCTGTACGCGCCGCCGCATCGACGCCACGGCGTAGCCGCGGAAGTCATACTGGTAGCGCAGGTAGACCGCTTCCAGCAGCAGCTTCAACTCGATATCGAACAGCGTGTCCGTCGCCATGTGCGCTCCGCCTATTTGGGCATCCAGACCCGGCACAGCGAAACCAGCTTGTCCACGTCGATAGGCTTGGAGATATAGTCGTTGGCCCCGGCCTCCAGGCAGTTCCTGCGATCGTCCATCATTGCCTTGGCCGTCAAGGCGATGATCGGCAGGTCGCGCAGGGCGGGGCGCTTGCGGATCTCGCGCGTGGCGGTCAAGCCGTCCATCTCCGGCATCATCAGGTCCATCAGTACGATGTCGACCTGCGGATCCCTGGCCAGCGCGTCCAGGGCCTCCCTGCCATTGCGGGCCACCAGCAACTGCGCGCCCAGCGGTTCGAGGACGCTGGACAGCGCGAAGATATTGCGCACGTCATCCTCCACCAGCAGGATGCGCCGACCCTCGAACACCATGTCGCGCTGGCGCGCCTGCAGCAGGAGCTTCTGCTGGTCGGGCGGCAACGTCGCCTCGACGCGGTGCAGGAACAGCGTGACTTCATCGACCAGGCGCTCGGGGGACTTTGCGCCCTTGATGATGATGGAACGCGAGTATCGGCGCAGGCGCTGTTCCTCGTCGCGGGTCAGCGCGCGGCCGGTATAGACAATCACGGGCGGAAAGGCGTACTTGCGGCCCGAGCCCATCTGCTCCAGCAGGTCGTACCCCGAGGCGTCCGGCAGCATCAGGTCCATGACCATGCAGTCGAAGGTCCGCTCGGACAGGTGCTCCAGGGCTTCCGCCACCGTGCCCGCCGTCGTGATCTCGATGTCGTCCGCCTGCAGCAGCAGCGAAATGCTGGTGCGCAGGTCGGGGTCGTCCTCGACCACCAGGATGCGGTTGGCCCTGCGATGCAGTTTTTCCTCGACGCGCCTGAAGGCTTCGACGAGTTCTTCGCGCGCCACCGGTTTCAGCGCATAGCCGACCGCGCCCAGTTCCAGGGCCGTCTGCACGTGGTCCGCCACCGACACCACATGGATCGGGATATGCCGTGTATCCGGGTCATGCTTCAGTTGATCGAGGACGCTCAGCCCGGACTGGTCGGGCAGGCCCACATCCAGCAGGATGCCGTTGGGGCGCAGCTCGCGCGCCAGCCGTACGGCGTCCGTGCCGTTGGAGGCCAGCACGCAATCGAAGCGCAGTTCGTGCGCCAGTTCGTAAAGGATGTCGGCGAAGCGCTCGTCGTCCTCGACGGCCAGGACCAGGCGGTCGTGGCGCCGCTGCTGGATATCCCCGCGTGCCGGCTTGAAGCTGCCGCCCGCCGGTAGCGGCAGCGCCGCGCGGCGCTCGTGCTCCACGGCATCGCCGGTTTGCCCCGGGGGCGGGCCCCCGTCCGTGGCTGCGGCGGTATGATCGCGCGCGGCGGGGGCCGTGGCGGCATCCGCGGCCGCAGCCGCTGCCGCGGCGGCGGCCAGCGTGCCCGGGGTCATCGGCGTCGTAGCAGTGCCAGTCCGATCCACCGCCTTGCCTTCCTGGCCGGTCGGACGCAGGTCCGTGGCGATCTCCGCGGTAAACGTGCTGCCTTGCCCTACCTCGCTCTGGACGCTCAGCGTGCCGCCCAGCAAGCGCGTCAGTTCGCGCGATATCGACAGGCCCAGGCCCGTGCCGCCGTATTTGCGGCTGGTCGTGCCGTCGGCCTGGCGGAAAGCCTCGAAGATGGAGGCTTGCTGCTGCGGGGCGATGCCTATGCCCGTATCGCGCACCGCGAATGCGAGCCGGCCCGCGTCCGCCGCCCGTACCGACAGCGTGACCCCGCCTTTCTCCGTGAACTTGAAGGCGTTGGCCAGCAGGTTCTTCAAAACCTGTTGCAGCTTGGCGGGGTCGGTCACGAAGGTCGGGGGTGCATCCTCGTCGATGTCGATGCGGAACTCCAGCTGCTTGTCGGCGGCGATGGGTTCGAACATCTGGCGTATCGGTTCGAGGACCCCGGCAGCGGACACCGTTTCGGTGGCCAGGTCGATATGGCCCGCCTCGATCTTGGAAAGGTCCAGGATGTCGTTGATCAAGGAGAGCAGATCGGCATTGGCGGAATGAATGGTCTTGGCATAACGGCGGATGTCCTCCGACGTCATCGTTGCCGACTTGGGATCCGCCAGCATCTGCGACAGGATCAGCGAACTGTTCAGGGGCGTACGCAGTTCGTGCGACATATTCGCCAGGAACTCGGACTTGTAGCGGCTGGCACGGGCCAGCTCCTTGGCGTTGGTTTCCAGCGTCGCGCGCGCCTTCAGCAGATCCTGCTTTTGCCGTTCCAGCCGCTGCGTATGTTCTTCGAGCTGGACGTTGCTTTGCACAAGCTCCGTCTGCTGCTGTTCCAGGCGCGCCTGCGATTCGCGCAGCGCACGGCCCTGTTCCTCCAGCTCCTCGTTCGATACGCGCAGCTCTTCCTGCTGGGTCTGCAGTTCCTCGCTCTGGCGCTGGGTTTCTTCCAGCAACTCCTTCATATGCTCGCGGTAGCGGGCGGAGCGCAGTGCGATGCCGATGACTTCGCCCGCCGCCTGCATCAGCTCCAGTTCCTCGGAGAAGTCCTTGTCCGGCCGCAGGAAGCCCAGCTCCACCACACCCTGGACGCGGCCGTCGGCCATGACGGGCGCGATCAGCACCGTGCGCGGCGTCGCTTCCCCGATGGTCGACCGCACCCTGGCATATCCCTCCGGCACGTCGTGCAGCAGGAGGGGCGTGCCCAGCGTGGCGACCTCCTGGGCGAGGCCGGCGCTGGGGCCCTCCACCGGCGTGCCGTCGGCCTGCGTGCGGGCATAACCGGCGACCCATTGAAGCGTGCCCCGTTCCAGCCGGTACAGCGCGCCCATCTGCGCGTTCAGATACCTGGACAAGGAGGTCAGCGCGTTGCGGCCGATGTCCTGGACGCTCTGCTCGCCCAATAGCTCCTGCGACAAGGCCGTTTCCCCGCGCTGCTGCCAGATCAACCTTTGCGCCCGCAGGCGCGTGGCAATGACCTGCATGCCCAGGAGCGCCGTCACGAACAGCGTGACGACCCCGAAGCTGCGGTTCACCATGTTCTGCAGCGGCACCTCGCCGCCCAGCGGCAGGAAAGTTCCGCACACCACCAGAACCAACTGGACCAGTGCGACCAGCAAGGGCAGGTATTTGTGGCGCTGGAAAACGCTCAGCACCACCGGGACCATGTAGAAGACCCAGATCGCGATGCCTATCGGCAGCACGATGTCTATGGCGAAGATCAGGGTACTCAGGGCGGCTATGCCGACGTACGTCGGCATGTCGTCTTTCTCGTTCGGCTGCATCGTGGTCGGCAACATCGGGGGACAGGGAGCAAGAGGCGGAAATAGTACAGCACGTTACCTTCCGTAGCGCGGGGCGCGGCAGAGCAATTCCCGTGCCTGGGTATGGTGTAAAGGCCGGGGAATCCGTCCGGCAGAGCCACTGATATGGTTGCAAACTCAACCATCTGCATCTGTTCTGTTTTACTGCGTCGCACTACAGTTGGAGCGCAGCAGAAAAACCTGCGCCGGAACCGCAGAACCGTAGAACCGCAGAACCGCAGAACCGCAGAACCCTAGAACCGCAGCCCCGGCATCCATGGCAGCACGCCTGGCCTGCCCCGGAGACTTCCCGGCGCATCGCCCAGGCGCGCGGCGCCGGTACACGGAACCATCATGAGAGATTCCGCCCATGGCGACGGACGCCTGAAGCGCTACGAGACCGTGGCCGCCGACATTGTCCGGTCCATCGAAACAGGGACCCTGCAGCCGGGCGATCGCCTGCCCTCGGTACGGCAGGCCAGCGCGGCGCGCCGCGTCAGCGTATCGACTGTTTTCCAGGCGTACTACCTGCTGGAAGCGCGTGGATATATCCAGGCGCGCGACCGGTCCGGGTATTACGTCAGCGCCCGCAAGCGGCCGCCGCCGGAACCCGAGAGCTCCCGGCCGGACGGCAATCCCGGTCCTGTCGATGTGGCGGCGCTCGTTTTCGACGTGCTGGGATCCGTCCGGGACCCGGCCACCGTCCCCCTCGGTTCCGCCTTCCCGTCGCCGACGCTTTTCCCGCTGCTCCGGCTGGCCTCGTCCCTGAAGGCGGGGCTGCGCCGCATGGATCCGTGGAGCAGCGTGTCCGACATGTTTACCGGCAATGCCAGCCTGCGCAGGCAGGTCGCCGTGCGCTACCTGGTCGATGGCATGGACGTTCACGCCGACGACCTGGTGATCACCAATGGCGCCATGGAGGCGTTGCAACTGGCCCTCATGGCCGTGACGCGGCCGGGCGATACCGTCCTGATCGAATCCCCCACCTTCTACGCCACCCTGCAGTCGCTGGAACGGATGAAGCTGCATGCGGTGGAAATCCCCACCAGTCCGCGCACCGGCATCGAATTGGACGCGCTGTCCGAAGCCATCACCCGCCACCGCCCCAAGGCGTGCTGGATCATGTCCAATTTCCAGAACCCCACGGGCAGCCTGATGACGGACGAGGACAAGCAGGCGCTGGTGGCGCTGCTGGCCCGGCACGGCATTCCGCTGATCGAGGACGACGTCTATGGCGAGCTGTATTTCGGCCGCGCGCGGCCCTTGCCCGCCAAGGCCTACGACCGCGAGGGCCTGGTCCTTCACTGCGCGTCGTTTTCCAAGTGCCTGGCGCCGGGCTACCGCGTGGGATGGATAGCAGCGGGCCGCTATGCGCGCGAGGTGGAGCGGCAGAAGCTGATGACGACGCTGGCGTCTCCCAGTCCCAACCA
Coding sequences within it:
- a CDS encoding CheR family methyltransferase, whose product is MATDTLFDIELKLLLEAVYLRYQYDFRGYAVASMRRRVQQAMERFQCKTVTQLQDLVLHQPAVFAQMLQYFTVQVSEMFRDPDYFRALREHVVPVLHTYPSVKLWVAGCSSGEEVWSLAILLDEEDLLERTLIYGTDINANALHIAESGIYPVDRIAQFSKNYREAGGLRSLSDYYNANLHDARFERRLREHVVFADHSLATDSVFSEVHFVSCRNVLIYFNRELQDRATRLFHDALVRRGFLGLGAKESLRFTAQSERFVEIAPRQRIYQRL
- a CDS encoding PLP-dependent aminotransferase family protein, which codes for MKRYETVAADIVRSIETGTLQPGDRLPSVRQASAARRVSVSTVFQAYYLLEARGYIQARDRSGYYVSARKRPPPEPESSRPDGNPGPVDVAALVFDVLGSVRDPATVPLGSAFPSPTLFPLLRLASSLKAGLRRMDPWSSVSDMFTGNASLRRQVAVRYLVDGMDVHADDLVITNGAMEALQLALMAVTRPGDTVLIESPTFYATLQSLERMKLHAVEIPTSPRTGIELDALSEAITRHRPKACWIMSNFQNPTGSLMTDEDKQALVALLARHGIPLIEDDVYGELYFGRARPLPAKAYDREGLVLHCASFSKCLAPGYRVGWIAAGRYAREVERQKLMTTLASPSPNQLALAEYLDHGGYDRHLRQLRATLARQQQHMMAALARYFPEGTRASRPQGGYFLWVQLPKGADALRVYHAALAQRISVAPGPIFSPRGGFRDCLRLNYGHPWDEAAENAMRLLGEIVTRDIQG
- a CDS encoding chemotaxis protein CheB codes for the protein MSRTLQPVKTELVAIGASAGGVGAIGALLEALPADFPAAIAIVLHIPPDHNSLLPALFAPRCALPVKEVEDKEPIVPGVVYMAAPDYHMLVEPDRCFALSQDEAVNFSRPSVDLLLESAAAAYRERLLGIVLTGGSPDGSRGLKCVREAGGLAWVQDPDNADAPAMPASAIATAGADRIMSVQTLAQALAGLGRHPSDIGIS
- a CDS encoding response regulator — translated: MPTYVGIAALSTLIFAIDIVLPIGIAIWVFYMVPVVLSVFQRHKYLPLLVALVQLVLVVCGTFLPLGGEVPLQNMVNRSFGVVTLFVTALLGMQVIATRLRAQRLIWQQRGETALSQELLGEQSVQDIGRNALTSLSRYLNAQMGALYRLERGTLQWVAGYARTQADGTPVEGPSAGLAQEVATLGTPLLLHDVPEGYARVRSTIGEATPRTVLIAPVMADGRVQGVVELGFLRPDKDFSEELELMQAAGEVIGIALRSARYREHMKELLEETQRQSEELQTQQEELRVSNEELEEQGRALRESQARLEQQQTELVQSNVQLEEHTQRLERQKQDLLKARATLETNAKELARASRYKSEFLANMSHELRTPLNSSLILSQMLADPKSATMTSEDIRRYAKTIHSANADLLSLINDILDLSKIEAGHIDLATETVSAAGVLEPIRQMFEPIAADKQLEFRIDIDEDAPPTFVTDPAKLQQVLKNLLANAFKFTEKGGVTLSVRAADAGRLAFAVRDTGIGIAPQQQASIFEAFRQADGTTSRKYGGTGLGLSISRELTRLLGGTLSVQSEVGQGSTFTAEIATDLRPTGQEGKAVDRTGTATTPMTPGTLAAAAAAAAAADAATAPAARDHTAAATDGGPPPGQTGDAVEHERRAALPLPAGGSFKPARGDIQQRRHDRLVLAVEDDERFADILYELAHELRFDCVLASNGTDAVRLARELRPNGILLDVGLPDQSGLSVLDQLKHDPDTRHIPIHVVSVADHVQTALELGAVGYALKPVAREELVEAFRRVEEKLHRRANRILVVEDDPDLRTSISLLLQADDIEITTAGTVAEALEHLSERTFDCMVMDLMLPDASGYDLLEQMGSGRKYAFPPVIVYTGRALTRDEEQRLRRYSRSIIIKGAKSPERLVDEVTLFLHRVEATLPPDQQKLLLQARQRDMVFEGRRILLVEDDVRNIFALSSVLEPLGAQLLVARNGREALDALARDPQVDIVLMDLMMPEMDGLTATREIRKRPALRDLPIIALTAKAMMDDRRNCLEAGANDYISKPIDVDKLVSLCRVWMPK